The nucleotide sequence GGTGCATCATTCCTTTTTCAGGATTAATAAAATGCCAAATTTCAACCGCTCCTGACTGAGGATGAGCATCGATTCGGTTTTCATCCCAAGTTTTTCCATTAATGGCCCATTTTCCTTGTTGGTTGCGTCTAAAGATAAAAGTTCTCTCGGGTATATTTGAGGTAACACTAAGCCGCTCTACAGGTCGTAACTGACGAGGAATTTCGCTCTCATCAGCTTCAGAACGCACCACATCAAAGCGCATAATCGGATTTATTTGAGCATTTTTAGCAACTGATCCGGAAAAATCTAGACCTTGTATGACGTTTTGTAAAAATACTTCAGTCCCGAGCGGATATTTAGAGAAATCAATAATCACATCGTAGCGTTCCGCCATCACTACGGGTAGAACTTGCTCAGGAGTAACGATCTCCACCGGTTCACTTAATAACCCTCCGTCACTGCCAATAACAATTAATTTTTCTCCCTCGGTTAATGAGTCTATCTTTTGACTTAAAGCAAGTTGGTAATTTCGTCCCCCAGAAGCATTTAAGATGCGGAAACGGTATTTACGCCGGGCAACTTCCATTTTAGGAGAGGGTACCCCATTCACTAATAGAACATTTCCATAAAGATTATCTGGGGTTTGATTATAAAAAATTATTGAGCCATCCTGAGCAAAGCGCTTGGTTTGTAAAATTAAAGGAATGTCATAGTTTCCTTTGGGAAGCGGCAAGTTGAGGTCTTCTGGTTCTTCGACAATATACATCCCTGCTAACCCGGCATCAACATTACGGGCCGTCAAGTCCATTGTATGATCGTGATACCACAGTATAGAGGCTCGTTCGTTGGGATAGATGTAATCTTTAAAGTAATCCGGGGGAATATAATCTGTGGTATAGCCATCATAGGCGGCTGATGTAGCCATTCCATGAACGTGAATAACATTGTTAATGGGTTTTCCTTGAGAGTCTTTCCCAAGTTTATTGATGAAACGAATCACAGATTTTCTTCCCTCGCTTTGCCTGATGGTGGGTCCGGGTGCTATGCCGTTATAACCCCAAATTTCGGTTTTTAGCCCGGGTAAGATTTCTGTAGAGGATTTTTGCAGGGTAATTTCATAATAATCTGTGGTTTCATCGCTACGTATAGGCTTTAAGAGCGGGGGAATGATTAAAGAACGCTCAAAGGGTTCAATTTTAGTGTTTGCTGGCGTTCGCTGGTAGCTTTGAACTCCCAAGGCTAATGCTAGAGAGCTTCCTCCTATAAGTCCAATTTTGAGGGCTTGTCGTCTAGAAAGTTTCATGAGTTTATGATTTTTGTTGTCGCGCAAAGACACAAAGAATAAGGCTTTTAGGAATAGGCTATAAAGCTGGAAAAAAAGCGCTTTATAACCGCTTGATTCAATTAATTTTTGCCTTTTATTTGGGGTTTGATGGTTTTTCTGCTGGTTCTGGATAGTTCAATGATTTGAGATGAAAGCCGCTAAATGCTTCTTTTTGAGAAACACGAAACATGGCAATGGGAAATGTGATGGCTAAGAGGCTAAAAACCCCGAGTAAAATCCAGATGATTTGGTGCATCTGTCGAGTGGCAGTTGAGCGAGAGGTAGTTTTCATAGTTCAAGTTAAGGGTAAATAGGGGAATAGAGGATGCCAACACATGGCAGTAGCCGCAATTAATAAGGTTAATAGCCAGAAAAAGATAGTTTTGGCTTTTATAGCTTGGTTTTTCCAAAGAATATGCAACAGTACCCAACTGATTAACCAGCCGACGAGTAACATGGTTTCTTTACCGGTGTAACTGCCAATATTGCCCCAAATGGGGGAAGGGTTGTGGCTGCCGGGTATCCAACTTCCTATAGTCCAAATCATTTTTTCTCTGGCTTTAGAAGTATCTGATAAATGGTGAATAACCATCATGGTGAAGCAACCGATGGCTGCACTAATGAGGGCTGCCGCCGCCGGACCTGAAACCACAGGCGGGTTTTTGGCTCCCTGTGCTAACCCTTTGGGAAAGTGCTTTAAGCGGCTCCAAGCCTGACTATACCAAGGCTGGTTATCTCTAGATTTTTGTGTAGATAACTGTTGCGTCATTCGAGTTTTCTCCATGATTCTATTTTTGCGTTTATAAAGCGTGGATTTTGGC is from Gloeothece verrucosa PCC 7822 and encodes:
- a CDS encoding multicopper oxidase family protein, which translates into the protein MKLSRRQALKIGLIGGSSLALALGVQSYQRTPANTKIEPFERSLIIPPLLKPIRSDETTDYYEITLQKSSTEILPGLKTEIWGYNGIAPGPTIRQSEGRKSVIRFINKLGKDSQGKPINNVIHVHGMATSAAYDGYTTDYIPPDYFKDYIYPNERASILWYHDHTMDLTARNVDAGLAGMYIVEEPEDLNLPLPKGNYDIPLILQTKRFAQDGSIIFYNQTPDNLYGNVLLVNGVPSPKMEVARRKYRFRILNASGGRNYQLALSQKIDSLTEGEKLIVIGSDGGLLSEPVEIVTPEQVLPVVMAERYDVIIDFSKYPLGTEVFLQNVIQGLDFSGSVAKNAQINPIMRFDVVRSEADESEIPRQLRPVERLSVTSNIPERTFIFRRNQQGKWAINGKTWDENRIDAHPQSGAVEIWHFINPEKGMMHPIHLHLVEAQLLDRNGEPPRPFERGWKDVFLLNELEELRIVARFKGSNGEKLTGKFMMHCHQLLHEDRGMMSQFEVGDGGLDPVATAPAQPLSIMRSL